The sequence GTCGCCCCTTAGCCGCGGAGGCAAGGGTCATCGCCACCTTGTCCCCCTCGTCGAGCAGTGCAATCTTCACATGCGAAGAGCCGACATCAATCCCACACCACATGGCAGTCTCCTTCCTGGCTCCACCATTGCTCATGCCTACACAAGACGCGGGGGTGCCGTTCTTAGGCGGACACCCCCGCGGTTTTTATTTCGAGTACGGCGCAGGATACTAGAAAGTTCCTGCCCGTACGTGATCTACTTATTGGAATTTGGCCATTAGCTCGGGAATAGCATCCTTGTGCACCATGAATACCAAGACCTTGAGGCGCACGTAGTCGCCCCTGTAGAAAAAGTAGCCTTTGTGCTCCCCGCGGAAAGCACTCGAGCCCGAGTCCTTGATAAGGAACCAGTCGTGGTCGCCGATACGCTGGTAGCCCACCGCATGGATGGCATGGTCATCGGTAGTGGTTCCGTTGTAGATGCGGAACTCCCGAGAATCCTGGTTGATGAACCCGGGCGGGACATCGAAGGTAGGCACAATCGCCACGTCGTCTTCGCCGCTCTTGCCTGGTTCGGAGGTATCTGCAGCCAATGCCGCCGTGTACCCGCGCTGCAAAGCCGTTTTCAGCGCCTGGTAGAATTCATCCAGGGGTACGTTGTAGTAGTCCTTGCAATGCCACCAATTGTCCGGCACCTTGTACTCAGCCTTGGTGTAGAACGGTTCAGACTTGGTGGACATGACCGACACGTAGGCCTCGAGCGGCAGGCGAAGCTCTCTTTCCAGGTACTCCTTGGGCGACATCCTCTTTTTGCCGACCGTAATCGTCGTCGGCGGCTCGCCCAGATGCCTGTTGAGCGTCTTCTTGATGTGGGCGATCACCTGCTCTTCGTCCCAAAGCTCATGTTGCTTGACAAATCGCAGGTAGTCACTCATCTCCTGTTCCAGCTTGCCATGGTCGTGTTGCTCTCTGCCCTCTTTACGGCCCGTATAGGCTTCAGCCGGCACCGCGCCGTACTGTTTCATCCGCTCGACGACTGCGTTCAGTTCCGAGCCCTGCGCAAAGTGCGAATCCCCTTTTTCGCGCACGAAGCGGCGTGCCTTTTCCACATATTCGTAGTAGACCGTGTGCATTTCCGAGAGCTTTACCTCTCCGCGGCCCAAGCGCTTGAGCTCCGACTCCAGGAAAGAGGTGCCGGCGAAGGCCCAGCAGGTGCCCGTACGGCCCTGACTGAGCGGGGGCAAGTGGAAAAGGGGGGCAAAGAGTTCCACTGATGCGGGTTTGGCTACCTTGGAAAAGTCCAGCGTAAGGGTAGTGCGCTCTCTCCCCTGGACTTCGGTCACTTTGTAGATCACCGTATCGAGGGGAGCCTGGGAAAAAGCCGTTTTCAGAGGCATGGAGAGCGCTATTGCGACCACAACAAGCATCGAGCAACGTTTCATCTTACGCCTCCCATCAAAAGGTTTGTGCTCCTGGGACTATTCAGCCTTTTCTCTTTCTGCCTCTCGAACTACATCTCTGAAGACCCGGATAAAGTTCCCGCCCCAGATTTTCCGGATGTCTTCCTCTCCGTACCCGCGCCTGAGCAACTCAATGGTTATGTTGGGCATCTCCGAGACATCGTCGCACCCGATAACCCCTCCGCCACCGTCAAAATCGGTGCCGATGCCCACGTGGTCGATCCCCACCAGTTTCACTACGTGGTCGATGTGGTCAACCACATCCTGCACGGTGGCTTTTGTCTCCGGATACTCCGCATCGATGGCTTCCCACTCTTGGCGGAGTTGCTCCCGGACTTTTGGGTCCCTGATTTGGCTCCACGGCCCGTATTTTTCCCGCAGCCTCTGTAGTGCAGCCTCGCGCTCGCGGTTTGGCGGCGTCTCCTTGACGTAGGCACTCAGGATGCACATCTGCATGACGCCGCCCTTTTCCGCCAACCTTTTCAACATCTCGTCGCTAAGGTTGCGCGGGTTGTTGCAGAGGACGCGAGCGCAAGAGTGGGAAGCGATCACCGGGGCTCTGCTGGCCTCAAGCACATCGTAGAATGTCTCGTCCGAGACGTGGGAGACGTCGACGATCATGCCCAACCTGTTCATCTCCGCCACAACCTGCTTGCCGAATTCGCTGAGGCCGTGATGCTCGGGGCCCTTCTGATCGGTGGACGAGTCGCAGATATCATTGTTGCTTGTGTGGCAAAGGGTGACGTAGCGGGCGCCCAGGTCGTAGTACTTCTTGAGGAGAGACAGGTCCTTGCCGATCGCGTAGCCATTCTCGATACCGATGAAGATGGCTCTTTTGCCCGTTGCTTCGATGCGGTAGGCGTCCTCTGGCGAGGTAGCCAGCTCGGCGAGCTCGGGGTAGCGGGCGCACATGCCGTGGATGGCCTGGAAAAGCTTGAGCGCCTGCTCCTGTGCACGCGCATAGCCCTCAGGGGTTCTCGGGCCCTGAGCCACAAAGACGGCAAAGAACTGCGCGTCCAGGCCGCCCTCCTTCATGCGCGGCAGATCGACTTTGCCGCTGCCACGCTGCCCAGGCTGGTGCCGCACGCCTGGGTCCCAGCCTTCGCGCAGGAGGTTGAGAGGGGCGTCGCAGTGGCTGTCGAGGGTCAGAACTTGCTCGTGGATGAGCCTTGCCCTGGCCACAAGGTCTTTTTCCGAAAGAGGGACCTGGGCGGTGAGGTTTACTGTCAGCCCTGCAAGGGCCAACATGGTCAACTTCGCGTGCATGCAATATTACCTCATCTGTTCGGATCTGTCAACGCATGCCCGATTATGAGACCGGAGCGAATACCGGAAAAGCGCCTCTGCCTCGCGGGCAGCACACGACCCCATGACAACGAAACCCACTCGCCAAAGCATTGTCAGAGGATACATGCTCCATGCCGTTGGGCAAGTCTCCCTCTCGTGAGCGACTCTGCTCGGGCCATCAACAAGGCATTGCATGTGCTGCCCCTTCTCGTCATCCGGGGGGCCGGGTTTTACCGGCTGGCACACTCGAGCACAAGCTCTGGCTGGGCTTCCCATGTCTATGGGTATGCTCCCATTCCAGTGGTTTGTGTCTTCCGCGCTTCGTTCCGTAGCCTTTAGGTGTGTAAAATAGACATTTCGTGGCAGAAAAGCAAGCCGAAGATGCACGCGACTGCCGCGGCTTGTAGAGTGGGATGGTCATGGCCACTTTCATGCTCAGGCATGCTTGACCAAGGGCCTCGAGGTCGCTTGAAGCGGTACGTGGCGAGGACGCCGGGAAGTCTTTATCATGAGTTGCTCTTTTGGACGAAAAACGGAAGTGTTGGGCGTACACCCGTTTGCCAACCACCCTTAGCTTTTTCGCGTGCTCATCCTTTTCGTAGGAGAGCGCTCAAGGCGTTTCTCTCAGAGGGAAAGGCCTGTATCTCAGTCAGCTGCGGCAGATTCACGACTTTGCGATCTTGTGCACTTGCCCTAGACCTGCTCCGCACCAGCAGCTGGTTTCACGCCCTTGTTCGCTGGGCACATAAGAGCGCACCCGGCGCCAAACTGGTCACCCGACGGCGGGAAATTCCCTTGTTATTGTTCCCTGAAAATGATAAACTTTGCCTGACATGCGGAAAAGGGACATGGAGGAGTGCAACGTGGACTTTGTGGACTTGCGAAGCGACACGGTCACCAAGCCGACCCCAGGCATGCGCGAGGCAATGGCCAACGCGGAAGTGGGTGATGACGTGTTCGGGGAGGACCCGACGGTCAACAGGCTCCAGGAGGAAGTGGCCGAACTTTTGGGCAAGGAGGCTGCCCTATTCGTGCCCAGCGGCACCATGAGCAACCAGATCGCAATCAAGTGCCATACCTTGCCAGGTGACGAGGTCATCCTCGAAAGGGACAGCCACAGTTTTCACTACGAAGGGGGCGGGCCCGCCATGCTCTCCGGCGTGCAGCTCCATCCGCTGCCGGGGGTACGTGGTGTGATCACCGCCGAGCAGGTTGCGGCGGCGGTGCGACCAGCTGACCATCACTATCCGCGCACGAGACTTGTGTGCATTGAGAACACGCACAACAGGGCAGGCGGGACCATATTCCCCCTTCAGACGATTCGCGAGATACGCCAGGTGGCGGACCGGTTCGGCTTGCGCATGCACCTCGATGGCGCCCGGCTCTGGAATGCGGCGGTGGCCACGGGCATCAGCGAAAGGGAGTACGCTGCCCATTTTGACTCGGTCTCAGTGTGCCTTTCCAAAGGGCTGGGCGCGCCGGTGGGGTCGTTGTTGGCCGGAAGTCGGGAGTTCATTGACCTGGCGCATCGGTATCGGAAGATCTTTGGAGGCGGAATGCGCCAGGTGGGCATCCTGGCTGCAGCTGGGCTTTACGCCCTTGCCCACCACCGGCAGCGCCTGGCTGAGGACCATCGCCGCGCCCGTCGCCTCGCAGAAGCGCTGGCCGAGACCCCGGGGCTTGGCGTCGACTTGGCAAGTGTGCAAACCAACATGGTGTTTGTGGACGTGGGCCAGACTGGTATGGAGGCGCCGCAAGTGGTGGCAGCGGTGCGTGCCCAGGGAGTGCTTTGCCTTGCCCTCGGCCCCTCGGTCATCCGCTTGGTCACCCACTTGGATGTGGACGACGCAGGGGTGGAACGAGCCATCGGCGCATTTCGCATAGCGGTCAAAGCGTGAAAGGAAAGACCCCACCAACGCGGGTGCACCTCTTTTCTCCGGAGAGGACGCATGTTGGTGGGCTTTCTGCGTCGACATGAGCGGGCATTTTCTTCTTGCAACTTAGGGGGCAAATTACTATACTTCGAAACGCCGTCCGTAGGAGCCTCGGCACACGGAGACGAGTTATGGTTCAGAAAAGACAGGCAGTGAGAGCGTTCTCCTACCAGACATCAAAGGGGGAGATACGCATCGGCGTGGAGACCGAGGAAGGGGTATTCAACTTTACCCATGCCTGGGAGATTTTCAAAGAGATAAAGGCCAGAGGACGAGGCCCTGATTTCCATTTTCTCCAGATGATGGTGGAGATGGACTTTTTCAACGGCGAGACGTTCCGAGAGGTGCTCTCCACCCTGCGGCAGTTCCGGTCCTTAGATGATCTGCGGTTGGACGGCAAGATTCGCTTCGAGGTGCCCATCGCCCGGCCCCAGAAGATTCTGTGCATAGGGCGCAACTTTAAGGCGCATGCCGAGGAGTGGGGCGCCCAGGTGCCGGAAGAGCCCATCTTCTTTGCCAAAATGCCTTCTGCGCTGCTCCCCCACGAAGGGACGATCGTGCTACCGCGGGGCATTGGCAGAGTCGACCATGAGCTAGAGTTGGCAGTGGTCATCGGCAAAGCGGGGAGAGACATCAAGGCCGAAGCTGCATGGGAGTATGTGGCCGGCTACTGTGTGGCCAACGACGTGACCGCCCGGGACTTGCAGCGTAAGGACATGGAGGCCCGACGCCCCTGGCTGCGTTCTAAGAGCTTCGACACTTTCTGCCCTTTGGGACCATTTCTAGTTCCCCGCGACGAAGTGCCCGACATCGTGGAGAGGCGGATGGAGCTGCGCGTAAACGGTCAGGTGCGGCAGCAAAGTGTGGTGGGGCACATGGTGTTTCCCATTCCAGAACTCATTAGCCACATCTCCCGCCACATGACGCTGGCAGCGGGCGACATTATTTGCACCGGAACACCGGAGGGGACCCTTCCGCTCCGCGCCGGGGATGTGGTCGAGGCAGAGATTGAGGGTATCGGCTTGCTGCGCAACCCAGTGGCAGAGGGCAAGGCCTGATTCTGCATTGGAGTCACCAAGCGCAGGTCGTGTGTTACTTCGCCTTTGTGACCACAATCAGGCCCGAGCGCGAAAGGGCGGGAGGGAGCCTGGCTCACTCTTTCCTCTCTGCACGCAGTACGCCATGGTATTTGCTACCACCTCGGTGGTAGCCACGTGTTGTGCTTAGCCCTACTGGCGGCCAATGGTCCTGCAAAGCGGAAGGGCATCACTGGCAACTCGTTTTGGCGGAGCTTCGAAGAACGGTATGCTCGTTGTCTTTTTCTCCTGGAGCCTGTGGAGGAGATTCTGCTTGTTCCAAGACATGCTCCCGGCCCACGGGGGCCTTGGTCAGGAGTAAGGACCCCAGAGCAGGGAGACGGTCCCCAATCACGAGACAGAGCACCTGAGGTAGCAAAAGGATACCTCCATGCCAACCCCAGCACCTAACTTCGAGAGATTGCGTACCACACTGCTCGGCGGGCAAGCCGACCGCGTGCCCCTTTTGGAGCTTGCCATCGACCTCGGTGTGATGGGCGGCTACCTTGGTCGCAAAGTGGAAAGCCTCAAGGACCAGATTGACTTTTTCGTGGCCGCCGGCTACGACTACATCCGTGTGGCGCCGGTTGTGGACTTTAATCCAGCCAAGATTCAGCCGAAGGAAGGACTGCGCCAGAGTGCGCCTTCCGCAGGGGACCGAGAGCGCACCTGGAGCGCCGAAGGCGCTGGGGTCATCACCACGATGGAGG comes from candidate division KSB1 bacterium and encodes:
- the ltaE gene encoding low-specificity L-threonine aldolase is translated as MEECNVDFVDLRSDTVTKPTPGMREAMANAEVGDDVFGEDPTVNRLQEEVAELLGKEAALFVPSGTMSNQIAIKCHTLPGDEVILERDSHSFHYEGGGPAMLSGVQLHPLPGVRGVITAEQVAAAVRPADHHYPRTRLVCIENTHNRAGGTIFPLQTIREIRQVADRFGLRMHLDGARLWNAAVATGISEREYAAHFDSVSVCLSKGLGAPVGSLLAGSREFIDLAHRYRKIFGGGMRQVGILAAAGLYALAHHRQRLAEDHRRARRLAEALAETPGLGVDLASVQTNMVFVDVGQTGMEAPQVVAAVRAQGVLCLALGPSVIRLVTHLDVDDAGVERAIGAFRIAVKA
- a CDS encoding fumarylacetoacetate hydrolase family protein, which gives rise to MVQKRQAVRAFSYQTSKGEIRIGVETEEGVFNFTHAWEIFKEIKARGRGPDFHFLQMMVEMDFFNGETFREVLSTLRQFRSLDDLRLDGKIRFEVPIARPQKILCIGRNFKAHAEEWGAQVPEEPIFFAKMPSALLPHEGTIVLPRGIGRVDHELELAVVIGKAGRDIKAEAAWEYVAGYCVANDVTARDLQRKDMEARRPWLRSKSFDTFCPLGPFLVPRDEVPDIVERRMELRVNGQVRQQSVVGHMVFPIPELISHISRHMTLAAGDIICTGTPEGTLPLRAGDVVEAEIEGIGLLRNPVAEGKA
- a CDS encoding dipeptidase produces the protein MHAKLTMLALAGLTVNLTAQVPLSEKDLVARARLIHEQVLTLDSHCDAPLNLLREGWDPGVRHQPGQRGSGKVDLPRMKEGGLDAQFFAVFVAQGPRTPEGYARAQEQALKLFQAIHGMCARYPELAELATSPEDAYRIEATGKRAIFIGIENGYAIGKDLSLLKKYYDLGARYVTLCHTSNNDICDSSTDQKGPEHHGLSEFGKQVVAEMNRLGMIVDVSHVSDETFYDVLEASRAPVIASHSCARVLCNNPRNLSDEMLKRLAEKGGVMQMCILSAYVKETPPNREREAALQRLREKYGPWSQIRDPKVREQLRQEWEAIDAEYPETKATVQDVVDHIDHVVKLVGIDHVGIGTDFDGGGGVIGCDDVSEMPNITIELLRRGYGEEDIRKIWGGNFIRVFRDVVREAEREKAE
- a CDS encoding peptidase C1, with translation MKRCSMLVVVAIALSMPLKTAFSQAPLDTVIYKVTEVQGRERTTLTLDFSKVAKPASVELFAPLFHLPPLSQGRTGTCWAFAGTSFLESELKRLGRGEVKLSEMHTVYYEYVEKARRFVREKGDSHFAQGSELNAVVERMKQYGAVPAEAYTGRKEGREQHDHGKLEQEMSDYLRFVKQHELWDEEQVIAHIKKTLNRHLGEPPTTITVGKKRMSPKEYLERELRLPLEAYVSVMSTKSEPFYTKAEYKVPDNWWHCKDYYNVPLDEFYQALKTALQRGYTAALAADTSEPGKSGEDDVAIVPTFDVPPGFINQDSREFRIYNGTTTDDHAIHAVGYQRIGDHDWFLIKDSGSSAFRGEHKGYFFYRGDYVRLKVLVFMVHKDAIPELMAKFQ